Proteins encoded together in one Dechloromonas sp. HYN0024 window:
- a CDS encoding heavy-metal-associated domain-containing protein, whose product MENTVIKVGGMSCQGCVRNITGVLSSLSGVSGAEVSLEAAEARVAFDAQVVSRDALVNAIEDAGFDAE is encoded by the coding sequence ATGGAAAATACGGTAATCAAGGTGGGTGGCATGAGTTGCCAGGGGTGCGTCAGGAATATCACCGGTGTGCTGAGCAGCCTGTCCGGCGTGAGCGGCGCTGAGGTGTCGCTGGAAGCGGCGGAAGCCAGAGTGGCTTTCGATGCGCAGGTGGTGAGCCGTGATGCGCTGGTCAATGCCATCGAGGATGCCGGTTTCGACGCCGAATAA
- a CDS encoding universal stress protein — MKILLPVDGSTCSLRAVDHLITHVSWFREVPEIHLLHVHAPIPIGRVQAHVGKETLHGYYLEEGQEHLAEAQMKLNAAGRFHTTHIHVGQPAEVITRVAGELACDLIVMGSHGRGGMAELIMGSVASRVLHLTPCPVLLVK; from the coding sequence ATGAAAATTCTTTTGCCGGTTGACGGCTCGACCTGCTCCTTGCGCGCCGTAGACCATTTGATTACGCACGTCAGTTGGTTTCGCGAAGTGCCAGAGATTCACCTGCTGCATGTCCATGCCCCCATTCCAATCGGACGGGTTCAGGCCCATGTCGGCAAGGAGACGCTGCATGGCTACTATCTCGAAGAGGGGCAGGAACATCTGGCCGAGGCGCAAATGAAACTCAATGCGGCGGGACGCTTTCATACGACGCACATTCATGTTGGCCAGCCGGCCGAAGTGATCACAAGGGTGGCCGGTGAATTGGCTTGCGACCTCATCGTGATGGGATCGCACGGTCGGGGTGGCATGGCCGAGCTGATCATGGGCTCGGTGGCCAGTCGTGTCCTGCATCTGACCCCTTGCCCGGTTTTGCTCGTCAAATGA
- the selD gene encoding selenide, water dikinase SelD, which yields MPEEKIRLTQLSHGGGCGCKIAPAVLQKILAGAPSGIIPPQLLVGTETCDDAAVYQINAQQAIVATTDFFMPIVDDPYDFGRIAATNAISDVYAMGGTPLFALAIVGMPVNTLPLETIGKILQGGEAVCRAACIPIAGGHTIDSVEPIYGLVAIGIVNPAHLKRNSGARPGDKLILGKPLGVGVYSAALKKDLLHASDYEAMVVTTTQLNTPGPMLACLDGVNAVTDVTGFGLAGHLMEVCKGSGLRAMVNYADLPLLPRAREFVEAGHMTGASGRNWTSYGDGVTLAANLDNAAKTLITDPQTSGGLLVSCTPDTVTEVLSLFLQQGFSHVSVIGEVSEGVPGIDFV from the coding sequence GTGCCCGAAGAAAAAATCAGATTGACCCAGCTCTCCCACGGAGGAGGCTGCGGCTGCAAAATTGCGCCCGCCGTATTGCAGAAGATTCTCGCCGGAGCGCCATCCGGCATCATTCCGCCGCAATTGCTGGTTGGTACCGAAACCTGTGACGACGCAGCGGTTTACCAGATCAATGCCCAGCAGGCGATTGTCGCGACGACCGATTTTTTCATGCCTATCGTCGACGACCCCTATGATTTCGGCCGCATCGCCGCCACCAATGCCATCTCCGACGTGTACGCCATGGGCGGCACCCCGCTTTTTGCCCTGGCCATTGTCGGCATGCCGGTCAATACCCTGCCGCTTGAAACCATCGGCAAGATCCTGCAAGGGGGCGAGGCCGTCTGCCGCGCCGCCTGCATACCGATTGCCGGCGGTCACACCATCGACTCGGTCGAGCCAATTTACGGGTTGGTCGCCATTGGTATCGTCAATCCGGCTCATCTCAAGCGAAATTCGGGAGCCCGGCCGGGTGACAAGCTGATTCTCGGCAAGCCGCTTGGCGTCGGTGTCTATAGCGCCGCGCTGAAGAAGGATCTGCTCCATGCCAGCGATTACGAAGCGATGGTCGTCACCACCACCCAGCTCAATACGCCGGGGCCGATGCTGGCCTGCCTTGACGGCGTAAACGCCGTGACCGATGTCACCGGTTTTGGCCTGGCCGGACATCTGATGGAAGTCTGCAAGGGCAGCGGCCTGCGTGCCATGGTTAACTATGCCGACCTGCCGCTTTTGCCGCGCGCCCGCGAATTCGTTGAGGCTGGCCATATGACGGGTGCTTCGGGCCGCAACTGGACCAGCTACGGCGATGGCGTTACGCTGGCCGCCAACCTGGACAACGCGGCGAAAACACTGATCACCGATCCCCAGACGTCGGGTGGCCTGCTTGTGTCATGTACGCCCGATACCGTCACCGAAGTGTTGTCGCTGTTCCTGCAACAGGGCTTTTCGCATGTGTCGGTGATCGGTGAGGTCAGTGAAGGTGTGCCAGGGATTGACTTCGTGTGA
- the feoB gene encoding ferrous iron transport protein B → MNNPLSAANAILLVGHPNVGKSVLFHRLTGAYVNVSNYPGTTVEVTRANARFDREAVLLDTPGVLALPSRSDDERATMQALLNESSRCLIQVGDAKNLRRTLTLTALLGELGVPMVLALNMHDEAAARGVMVDIPGLAEELGIPVLATVATGGEGIGELTHGLGHATRAEALLRYDPDIEADIGRMADAITRLAPHPQLAARGLAILYLGGDSVVADWLAEHAGGQFTQLENLRQAASDRAEGDLPALLARERTEAADTLAASVIQRAVRGSPLLSQRLGQYVVHPLWGVPILLAVLYAVYQFVGVFGASVLVGLMEKDLFEGILNPAFTDIVDAALGAGWLQELLVGQYGLWTMGMTYALALILPIVTTFFFAFGVLEDSGYLPRLTVIANRLFALIGLNGRAVLPMVLGLGCVTMATLTTRILHSPRERLITIFLLALAIPCSAQLGVVLGMLGGVSFTAVLIWALAMVGILLLAGFLAAKLIPGRRIPLVTELPPMRLPIIANVLKKTGGRLKWYLVEVIPLFLLGTFIMFALDKSGALPAIIEAGEPLVSGWLGLPKEASAAFVMGFLRRDFGATGLFAMAHSLDPIQAVVGMITITLFIPCFASLMMMVKEQGAKVAIGMVAVIVPFAFLIGGLFNILLRAVWS, encoded by the coding sequence GTGAATAATCCTTTATCCGCCGCCAACGCCATCCTGCTTGTCGGCCATCCCAACGTCGGAAAATCGGTCCTTTTTCATCGCCTGACCGGCGCCTACGTCAATGTCTCGAACTATCCCGGCACGACCGTCGAAGTTACCCGCGCCAACGCCCGCTTCGACCGCGAGGCGGTGCTTCTCGACACGCCCGGTGTGCTTGCCCTGCCCTCGCGCAGCGATGACGAACGGGCGACCATGCAGGCTCTGCTCAACGAATCGTCGCGTTGCCTGATTCAGGTCGGCGACGCCAAAAACCTGCGCCGTACCCTGACCCTGACCGCCCTGCTCGGCGAACTCGGCGTGCCGATGGTACTAGCCCTCAACATGCACGATGAGGCTGCTGCCCGCGGCGTCATGGTCGATATTCCGGGACTGGCCGAAGAACTTGGCATTCCTGTGCTGGCCACCGTCGCCACTGGCGGCGAGGGCATCGGCGAACTGACCCACGGCCTCGGCCACGCCACCCGGGCCGAAGCGCTGCTGCGCTACGATCCGGACATCGAGGCCGACATCGGACGGATGGCCGATGCCATCACCCGCCTCGCCCCCCACCCGCAACTCGCCGCCCGCGGTCTGGCCATTCTCTATCTCGGTGGCGACTCGGTCGTCGCCGACTGGCTGGCCGAACACGCCGGCGGTCAATTCACGCAACTGGAAAATCTGCGCCAGGCGGCCTCCGACCGTGCCGAAGGCGATCTTCCTGCCCTCCTCGCCCGCGAACGCACGGAAGCTGCCGACACGCTGGCAGCCAGCGTCATCCAGCGTGCTGTCCGGGGTAGTCCGCTGCTCTCGCAACGCCTCGGGCAATATGTCGTGCATCCGCTCTGGGGCGTGCCCATCCTGCTTGCCGTGCTCTATGCCGTCTACCAGTTCGTCGGCGTATTTGGGGCCAGCGTACTGGTTGGCCTGATGGAAAAGGATCTTTTCGAAGGCATTCTCAATCCGGCCTTTACCGATATAGTCGACGCGGCGCTCGGCGCCGGCTGGCTGCAGGAACTGCTGGTCGGCCAGTACGGCCTGTGGACCATGGGCATGACCTACGCGCTCGCCTTGATCCTGCCCATCGTCACCACCTTCTTCTTCGCCTTCGGCGTGCTTGAGGATTCCGGCTACCTGCCCCGCCTGACCGTCATCGCCAACCGGCTCTTCGCGCTGATCGGCCTTAACGGCCGCGCCGTGCTGCCCATGGTCCTCGGTTTGGGCTGTGTAACCATGGCGACGCTGACGACGCGCATCCTGCATAGCCCGCGCGAGCGGCTGATCACCATCTTCCTGCTCGCTCTGGCGATTCCCTGCTCGGCCCAACTGGGGGTGGTGCTCGGCATGCTTGGCGGTGTTTCCTTTACTGCTGTTCTGATTTGGGCTTTGGCCATGGTCGGCATCCTCCTGCTTGCCGGCTTCCTCGCCGCCAAACTCATTCCCGGGCGGCGCATCCCGCTGGTCACCGAACTGCCCCCGATGCGCCTGCCGATCATCGCCAATGTCCTCAAGAAGACCGGCGGTCGGCTGAAGTGGTATCTGGTAGAAGTTATCCCGCTCTTCCTGCTCGGCACCTTCATCATGTTCGCCCTCGACAAGTCCGGCGCCTTGCCGGCCATCATCGAAGCTGGCGAGCCGCTGGTTTCCGGCTGGCTTGGTCTGCCCAAGGAAGCTTCGGCCGCCTTCGTCATGGGTTTCCTGCGTCGCGACTTCGGCGCCACCGGCCTGTTCGCCATGGCCCATAGCCTCGACCCGATCCAGGCGGTCGTTGGCATGATCACCATTACCCTGTTCATCCCCTGCTTCGCCAGCCTCATGATGATGGTCAAGGAACAGGGCGCCAAGGTCGCCATCGGCATGGTCGCCGTCATCGTACCCTTCGCTTTCCTCATCGGCGGCCTGTTCAATATTCTTCTGCGGGCAGTCTGGTCATGA
- the hemN gene encoding oxygen-independent coproporphyrinogen III oxidase, whose protein sequence is MNFATENLVFDPQIIRRFDVNGPRYTSYPTADRFVEAFDAEAANLWLGKRNIGGISRPLSLYFHIPFCNTICYYCACNKIITKDHGRSGKYLKYLAKELDMQAAALEGRDGEHEVIQLHWGGGTPTFLSHDEMRQLMGETRKHFKLLDGGEYSIEVDPRKVDTATVALLGELGFNRMSVGVQDFDERVQVAVNRVQSEEETYSVIRDARANGFKSVSVDLIYGLPHQTVMGFNRTIERVLAMDPDRLSIYNYAHMPSMFKPQRRINDADLPSADTKLQILALAIKKLTDNGYVFIGMDHFAKPDDELAVAQRQGRLHRNFQGYSTYADCDMLSFGISSISKVGPSYYQNVKTADEYYDAIDTGSLPVFRGIELTADDILRRSIIQALMCHFELSIESIESAHLIDFRKYFEAELDDMKEMERAGLLKIDREWITVLPPGRLLVRIISMVFDRYLRAGRQRATYSKVI, encoded by the coding sequence ATGAATTTCGCAACCGAAAACCTCGTCTTCGATCCCCAGATCATTCGCCGTTTTGACGTCAACGGTCCACGTTACACGTCTTATCCGACGGCCGACCGCTTCGTTGAAGCCTTTGATGCCGAGGCCGCCAACCTGTGGCTGGGCAAACGCAACATCGGCGGGATTAGTCGACCGCTCTCATTATACTTCCACATCCCTTTCTGCAACACCATTTGCTACTACTGTGCGTGTAACAAGATCATTACCAAGGATCATGGGCGCAGCGGCAAATATCTGAAATATCTGGCCAAGGAGCTGGATATGCAGGCGGCGGCGCTGGAAGGTCGCGATGGCGAGCACGAGGTCATCCAGTTGCATTGGGGCGGCGGTACGCCGACTTTCCTGTCGCATGACGAAATGCGACAGCTCATGGGCGAGACGCGCAAGCATTTCAAGCTGCTGGATGGCGGCGAATATTCGATCGAAGTCGACCCGCGCAAGGTCGATACGGCGACTGTTGCCCTGCTCGGCGAACTCGGCTTCAATCGGATGAGCGTCGGTGTTCAGGATTTCGACGAGCGCGTTCAGGTCGCGGTCAATCGTGTCCAGAGCGAGGAAGAAACCTACAGCGTGATCCGCGATGCGCGCGCCAATGGCTTCAAGTCGGTTTCGGTTGACCTGATCTACGGTCTGCCGCACCAGACCGTCATGGGTTTCAACCGGACCATCGAACGGGTTCTGGCGATGGACCCGGATCGCCTGTCGATCTACAACTACGCCCACATGCCAAGCATGTTCAAGCCGCAGCGCCGGATCAATGATGCCGACCTGCCGTCGGCCGATACCAAGCTGCAGATTCTGGCGCTGGCCATCAAGAAGCTGACTGATAACGGTTATGTCTTCATTGGCATGGATCACTTCGCCAAGCCGGATGACGAACTTGCCGTGGCTCAGCGTCAGGGCCGCCTGCATCGCAATTTTCAGGGCTATTCGACCTACGCCGACTGCGACATGCTGTCTTTCGGCATTTCGTCGATCAGCAAGGTCGGACCGAGCTACTACCAGAACGTCAAGACTGCCGACGAATACTACGATGCCATCGATACCGGTTCGCTGCCGGTGTTCCGCGGCATTGAGCTGACGGCTGACGATATCCTGCGCCGTTCCATCATCCAGGCACTGATGTGTCATTTCGAACTGTCTATCGAAAGCATTGAAAGTGCCCACCTGATCGACTTCCGCAAGTATTTTGAGGCCGAACTGGACGACATGAAGGAAATGGAGCGAGCCGGCCTGCTCAAGATTGACCGCGAATGGATTACCGTCCTGCCGCCGGGTCGCCTCCTCGTGCGCATCATTTCGATGGTTTTCGACCGCTATCTGCGGGCCGGGCGTCAGCGGGCGACGTACTCGAAGGTTATCTGA
- the nudC gene encoding NAD(+) diphosphatase — MTQIAYWILRAEHRLLTVAGDDAGSVFPSGLAGDFGPPENALHIGELNGRPCYAADVVQHPDLPGSEATPLRNIFLLAGHESFALAGRATQLLDWQNNHRFCGKCGTPTARKPDELAMHCPNCGLLAYPRISPAVMVLVRDGDKLLLSRSPHFKPGVFSALAGFVEAGETLEACAVREVREEVGIEIANLSYFHSQPWPFPNSLMVAFFADYAGGTITPDPNEIEAANWFHLDALPLLPEPISISRRLIEAAVAQHESRARTPDI, encoded by the coding sequence CGGCGACGACGCCGGTTCGGTCTTTCCCAGTGGTCTGGCTGGCGACTTTGGACCGCCTGAAAACGCCCTGCATATCGGTGAACTCAATGGCCGGCCCTGCTATGCGGCCGATGTGGTGCAACACCCCGATCTGCCCGGCAGCGAGGCAACCCCCCTGCGCAACATTTTCCTGCTGGCCGGCCACGAATCCTTTGCCTTGGCCGGCCGCGCCACGCAATTGCTCGACTGGCAGAACAATCACCGGTTCTGCGGCAAGTGCGGCACGCCGACCGCCCGGAAGCCCGACGAACTGGCCATGCACTGCCCAAACTGCGGGCTGCTGGCCTATCCCCGCATTTCACCTGCGGTCATGGTCCTGGTCCGTGATGGTGACAAACTGCTGCTCAGCCGCAGCCCGCATTTCAAGCCGGGTGTCTTCAGCGCCCTAGCCGGGTTTGTCGAAGCGGGAGAAACGCTGGAAGCGTGTGCCGTCCGCGAAGTGCGCGAGGAAGTCGGCATAGAAATCGCCAACCTGAGTTATTTCCACAGCCAGCCCTGGCCTTTCCCCAATTCGCTGATGGTCGCTTTCTTTGCCGACTATGCCGGCGGCACGATCACCCCGGACCCCAACGAGATCGAGGCTGCCAACTGGTTCCACCTCGATGCCCTGCCCTTGTTACCCGAACCGATCAGCATTTCACGGCGCTTGATCGAAGCGGCAGTCGCCCAGCACGAATCCCGTGCGCGAACCCCTGACATATGA
- a CDS encoding sulfite exporter TauE/SafE family protein translates to MPDSGFLALFLVGLLGGTHCVGMCGGIVGALSMGATARWSMHLAYNGGRILSYAVAGAIAGALGAASMGLEGQVPARLFLYFVANLMLVALGLYLLGITRALAFTERIGQKLWRHLQPLTRRFIPARTIAQAFPLGLLWGWLPCGLVYSALASALTAGSATRGSLMMLAFGLGTLPNLLLAGMVLARLNEFLHRAVIRISSGLLVLGFGLYGFIGWLRLAGWL, encoded by the coding sequence ATGCCTGATTCCGGCTTCCTTGCCCTTTTTCTCGTTGGCCTGCTCGGCGGCACCCATTGCGTCGGCATGTGTGGCGGCATCGTCGGAGCCCTGTCGATGGGTGCCACCGCCCGCTGGTCGATGCACCTTGCCTACAACGGCGGGCGCATCCTGTCCTATGCCGTGGCAGGTGCCATCGCCGGTGCTCTGGGTGCCGCCAGCATGGGGCTGGAGGGGCAGGTTCCGGCCCGGCTGTTCCTCTATTTTGTCGCCAACCTGATGCTCGTTGCGCTCGGGCTGTATCTGCTCGGCATCACCCGTGCGCTGGCCTTTACCGAACGAATCGGACAAAAACTCTGGCGTCATCTGCAACCGCTGACCCGACGCTTTATCCCGGCCCGCACTATTGCCCAGGCGTTCCCGCTTGGCTTGCTGTGGGGCTGGCTGCCTTGCGGCTTGGTGTATAGCGCATTGGCCAGTGCGCTGACAGCCGGTTCGGCGACGCGTGGCAGTCTGATGATGCTGGCTTTCGGTCTGGGGACGCTGCCCAATCTCCTGCTCGCCGGCATGGTACTGGCCCGATTGAACGAATTTTTGCATCGCGCTGTCATACGTATCTCGTCCGGCCTCTTGGTGCTAGGCTTTGGGCTATATGGATTTATTGGCTGGCTGAGATTGGCAGGTTGGCTTTAA
- a CDS encoding cation-translocating P-type ATPase: protein MTESDASRVVEFAIGGMTCAACSARLEKVLNRQTGMQANVNLAAERARVRLSAAADEAAVLAAVAKAGFSAAVVDKQTREREKAEKLQVYRRELRRFWIAVALSLPLVGQMIFMVGDHGAMNELPRWLQLALATPVQFWIGWRFYDGAFKSLRGGGANMDVLVALGTSMAWGFSTVVTVFGLNQHVYFEAGAAVITLVLLGKLLEARAKARTSEAIESLIRLQPKTARVERDGQWVDLPVDSLMPGDVFLVRPGESVPVDGELIDGESSVNESMLTGESMPVGKHVRDKVFAATTNGHGAMRCRATGVGEHTLLAGIIRMVGEAQGSKAPVQRLADQISAIFVPTVCVIALLTFAGWWWTTGLFAEALVNAVAVLVIACPCALGLATPTAIMVGTGQGARAGILVKNAEALERAEKITVLALDKTGTLTCGTPQITDVVSYGMSRQEALSLAAALESNSEHPLARAVIAAHGAGALEKADNFKALPGHGVHGKVGGRSLRLGSPAWLGLDADPAVVDLQRTGKTVVVLAEGEVVLALLAIADALRPTSRAAVERLRERGIRVVMLTGDNAATAAAIAAEAGIAEFRAGILPGDKAAAIAELKTTGGLVAMVGDGINDAPALAAADVSFAIGAGSDAAVEAADLTLIRGDLLGVVDAIDLSAATLGKIRQNLFFAFIYNVMGIPLAALGLLNPVVAGAAMAMSSVSVVSNSLLLKRWRPGR, encoded by the coding sequence ATGACCGAGTCCGATGCCAGCCGGGTCGTCGAGTTTGCCATCGGCGGCATGACCTGTGCCGCTTGTTCGGCCCGACTGGAGAAAGTCTTAAACCGCCAGACTGGCATGCAGGCCAATGTCAATCTGGCCGCTGAACGGGCGCGAGTCCGTCTGTCGGCGGCCGCTGATGAGGCGGCGGTGCTAGCTGCCGTGGCCAAGGCCGGGTTCTCGGCGGCGGTGGTCGATAAGCAGACCCGGGAGCGGGAAAAGGCCGAAAAGCTGCAAGTCTATCGCCGTGAACTCCGCCGCTTCTGGATTGCCGTGGCCCTCAGCCTGCCGCTGGTTGGCCAGATGATATTCATGGTCGGCGACCATGGCGCCATGAACGAGTTGCCGCGCTGGCTGCAACTTGCCTTGGCGACGCCGGTGCAGTTCTGGATCGGCTGGCGTTTTTACGACGGTGCGTTCAAGTCCTTGCGTGGGGGGGGCGCCAATATGGACGTGCTGGTCGCCCTCGGTACCAGCATGGCCTGGGGATTTTCGACCGTGGTGACGGTGTTCGGGCTCAATCAGCATGTCTATTTCGAAGCCGGGGCGGCAGTCATTACGCTGGTCCTCCTTGGCAAACTGCTGGAGGCGCGCGCCAAGGCGCGGACTTCCGAGGCCATCGAGTCGCTGATCCGCCTGCAACCGAAGACGGCGCGCGTCGAACGGGATGGGCAGTGGGTAGACCTGCCGGTGGACAGCCTGATGCCAGGCGACGTCTTTCTCGTTCGGCCGGGTGAAAGCGTGCCGGTCGATGGTGAGTTGATCGATGGCGAATCGAGCGTTAACGAGTCGATGCTGACCGGAGAGAGCATGCCAGTGGGCAAGCACGTGAGGGACAAGGTTTTTGCCGCGACGACCAATGGTCATGGGGCGATGCGCTGTCGCGCCACCGGCGTGGGCGAACATACCTTGCTCGCCGGGATCATCCGCATGGTCGGCGAGGCGCAGGGCTCGAAGGCCCCGGTGCAGCGGCTGGCCGACCAGATTTCGGCGATTTTCGTGCCGACGGTGTGCGTCATCGCACTCCTCACTTTTGCCGGCTGGTGGTGGACTACCGGGCTGTTTGCCGAGGCGCTGGTCAATGCCGTTGCCGTGCTCGTCATTGCTTGTCCTTGTGCGCTTGGTCTGGCAACGCCGACGGCGATCATGGTCGGCACCGGGCAGGGAGCGCGGGCCGGCATCCTGGTCAAGAATGCCGAGGCTCTCGAGCGGGCCGAGAAAATCACCGTGCTTGCCCTCGACAAGACGGGAACGCTGACTTGCGGCACGCCGCAGATCACCGATGTGGTCTCCTACGGCATGTCGCGCCAGGAGGCGCTCAGTCTGGCCGCCGCACTCGAAAGCAATTCCGAGCATCCCCTGGCCAGGGCGGTGATTGCGGCGCACGGCGCGGGCGCTCTGGAGAAAGCGGATAATTTCAAGGCGCTTCCCGGGCATGGTGTCCACGGTAAAGTCGGTGGCCGCAGCTTGCGCCTCGGATCGCCGGCCTGGTTGGGGCTGGATGCCGATCCTGCCGTGGTCGATTTGCAGCGGACCGGCAAGACGGTCGTGGTGCTCGCCGAGGGCGAGGTTGTGCTGGCCTTGCTGGCCATCGCTGATGCCTTGCGGCCAACGTCGCGGGCGGCTGTCGAGCGTCTGCGTGAGCGGGGTATCCGGGTGGTCATGCTGACCGGCGACAATGCGGCAACGGCCGCCGCGATTGCTGCCGAGGCAGGTATTGCCGAGTTCCGGGCTGGCATCCTGCCCGGCGACAAGGCAGCCGCCATTGCTGAATTGAAGACTACTGGCGGCCTGGTGGCGATGGTCGGTGATGGCATCAACGATGCTCCGGCTCTGGCTGCAGCCGATGTCAGTTTTGCTATCGGCGCCGGTTCAGATGCGGCCGTCGAGGCAGCCGACCTCACCCTGATTCGTGGCGACCTGCTCGGCGTGGTCGACGCAATCGACCTATCGGCGGCCACCTTGGGGAAAATTCGGCAAAATCTTTTCTTTGCCTTCATCTACAATGTGATGGGAATTCCGCTAGCTGCGTTGGGTCTACTCAACCCGGTGGTGGCGGGGGCTGCGATGGCGATGAGTTCAGTGTCGGTCGTGTCGAACTCGCTGCTGTTGAAGCGCTGGCGACCAGGGCGCTGA
- a CDS encoding ferrous iron transport protein A has translation MSPKHEARLPLAFIPPGTEVRLAALGEEIDPLQREQLTAYGLAENRPLRVLQQRPMTVILADEVELALEHAVARHIWVEKFPPAA, from the coding sequence ATGAGCCCCAAACACGAAGCCCGCCTACCCCTGGCCTTCATCCCGCCCGGCACCGAAGTCCGTCTCGCTGCACTGGGCGAAGAAATCGACCCGCTCCAGCGCGAACAACTGACCGCCTATGGCCTGGCCGAGAATCGCCCACTCCGGGTGCTCCAGCAACGCCCGATGACGGTGATCCTGGCTGACGAGGTCGAATTGGCCTTGGAACATGCCGTAGCCAGACATATCTGGGTGGAGAAATTTCCTCCAGCAGCCTGA
- a CDS encoding bifunctional diguanylate cyclase/phosphodiesterase — protein MVTGGAGTTVGQSDAGEGDENVAVPGNPAPLTEREAIFQTTMEAALVGIYILQDQRFKYVNPCMSRLFGYASEEMVAGMGPLDVIVPEQQAAVAEEMLARAAGTPGSRYEVTAVRKDGSTFPAMVYGAPSAFEGRPASVGTLLDISVQKAAEQRISELADYDALTGLPNRRLLRQRFVQLIAAAEREQSQIAVIFLDLDHFKRVNDSLGHSVGDELLCQVAHRLDSAVRRIDTVARLGGDEFIFSMPGFHSAAAAEVARRLIDVFARPFKVVGHELTVTPSLGICIYPHDGLDLETLLKNADTAMYRAKELGRNAFQFYAAEMNTATLDRLLMESNLRRALTQNEFILHYQPLVHLESGVVIGVEALIRWQHPDLGLIMPDSFIHIAEETGLINPIGDWVLCEACRQAKAWYDEGLPPLVMAVNVAPVQFRQQGFVEMVAGALASTGLDAGLLELELTERTVMHDADVNLGMLSALHRMGVELSLDDFGTGYSSLAYLKRFPVGKLKIDRSFVNDLETDPDDWAIASTIVSMGRSLRITVLAEGVETGEQLAQLRKMGCDMAQGYYFSRPIAAAKMTEILRQQPFRNR, from the coding sequence ATGGTCACAGGCGGTGCGGGAACAACAGTCGGGCAGAGTGATGCCGGAGAGGGCGACGAAAACGTTGCCGTCCCAGGCAATCCAGCCCCGTTGACCGAGCGCGAGGCAATTTTCCAGACAACGATGGAGGCCGCGCTGGTTGGTATCTACATCTTGCAGGATCAGCGCTTCAAGTACGTCAATCCATGCATGTCACGCCTCTTCGGGTATGCCAGCGAGGAAATGGTGGCTGGCATGGGGCCACTCGACGTCATCGTTCCCGAGCAGCAGGCCGCCGTTGCCGAAGAAATGCTGGCGCGGGCAGCCGGCACTCCCGGGAGTCGCTATGAAGTGACAGCGGTGCGCAAGGATGGCTCGACCTTCCCGGCCATGGTGTACGGCGCGCCATCGGCATTTGAGGGGCGTCCAGCTTCGGTCGGTACCCTGCTCGACATATCGGTGCAGAAGGCGGCCGAACAGCGCATCAGCGAGTTGGCCGATTACGATGCACTGACCGGCCTCCCCAATCGGCGTCTATTACGCCAACGTTTCGTCCAGTTGATTGCTGCGGCTGAGCGCGAGCAGAGCCAAATTGCCGTCATCTTTCTCGATCTCGACCATTTCAAGCGGGTCAATGACTCCCTTGGGCACAGTGTTGGTGACGAGTTGTTGTGCCAGGTGGCGCATCGCTTAGATAGCGCGGTACGGCGCATCGATACCGTGGCTCGCCTGGGGGGCGACGAATTCATATTTTCCATGCCGGGGTTCCATTCGGCAGCAGCGGCCGAAGTGGCGCGTCGCCTGATTGACGTCTTCGCCCGGCCGTTCAAGGTGGTGGGGCACGAACTGACGGTGACGCCCTCACTCGGCATCTGCATTTACCCGCATGACGGGCTTGATCTCGAAACCCTGCTCAAGAATGCCGATACGGCGATGTATCGGGCCAAGGAACTGGGTCGTAACGCGTTCCAGTTTTACGCCGCCGAGATGAACACGGCGACGCTTGATCGTCTGCTCATGGAAAGCAATCTCCGCCGCGCCCTGACGCAGAACGAATTCATTCTCCACTACCAGCCACTGGTGCACCTTGAATCGGGCGTGGTGATCGGCGTCGAGGCCCTGATCCGGTGGCAGCACCCTGATCTTGGCCTGATCATGCCGGATAGTTTCATTCATATTGCCGAAGAAACCGGACTTATCAATCCGATTGGCGACTGGGTCCTGTGCGAAGCCTGTCGTCAGGCCAAGGCCTGGTACGACGAGGGCCTGCCGCCGTTGGTCATGGCCGTCAACGTGGCCCCCGTCCAGTTTCGCCAGCAGGGGTTTGTCGAGATGGTCGCCGGCGCGCTGGCCTCGACCGGGCTTGATGCCGGCTTGCTTGAACTTGAACTGACGGAGCGTACCGTGATGCACGATGCTGACGTCAATCTGGGCATGTTGTCGGCGCTGCATCGCATGGGGGTCGAGTTGTCACTCGACGATTTCGGCACGGGTTATTCCTCACTGGCTTATCTCAAGCGCTTCCCGGTGGGCAAACTGAAAATTGACCGTTCCTTCGTCAATGATCTGGAAACCGACCCGGACGACTGGGCCATTGCCTCGACCATTGTCAGCATGGGGCGTAGCTTGCGCATCACGGTGCTGGCCGAAGGCGTTGAAACTGGCGAACAGTTGGCGCAATTGCGTAAAATGGGCTGTGACATGGCGCAAGGCTATTATTTCAGTCGTCCGATTGCGGCGGCAAAAATGACGGAAATCCTTCGTCAGCAACCCTTCAGAAACAGGTAG